The following nucleotide sequence is from Archocentrus centrarchus isolate MPI-CPG fArcCen1 chromosome 6, fArcCen1, whole genome shotgun sequence.
tgtgattatttatttatttatttttacatttaggaatatgttttcttttaaaaaaatttatatagtacataaatacaatgaaagagtttagtttttttctgtatgcaGCTAAGCTATTAAAAATactagtttttaaaaaaggaaacaatgagatttttttctcttttgaatacTCATTAATActcattaataagacaaaaatatttcacatctgattactcgattaatcaataaaataatcaatagaatactctaTTACAAAAATCAACGATAGCTGCAGATCCACTCTGTATCCTACCAAGAGGACCTGCCCCACATGCTCAATGCTGTGTATAGTCATCCTCTCAAAGGCCcattattttcttcattatCAGTTATTATCAGTTTTTCCATTAACTTATTAATCATTTAGTCTGAAATGGTTCCCAGATGCTAAGATGACATAATCATATTACTGGTGTGCTGTGACTCACTTTACTACAAGAAACACATCACAAGAGCagcttgaggaaaaaaaaaacacacacacacctctgccaGCACTGAAAGGTCCCTCCACATCAGGCATGAGTTGGATTAGTTTGTGATTGTGGTGCAACAAGTCATGTCAAAACTATTAATTCTGTTTGGTCAAATAGGGACAGAATTCTTGCTGCCGAACAGCAGCAGAACTCTGACAAATAAACCCCACAGACAGTCCTTATAGCACGACAACTGAGGCACCTGCATAAGTCCACACAGCTTACACAGTAACCATAGTGCACGCACATAAATGTTTTGGTTAACCTATGTTTTAAGCTGATCTCTGCAAATCACGATGGTACAAGGTACAAGCAAACAATGATTCTGCATATGCTAAGTAAGCAAAAGTTCATTTAGGTATTGTTCCATTACAGTGATATTTTCTTGAGAACATAAAGATGATGAAGagtttttcatatttcagtttGATACCTGTGAGGATATGACAGAATGTCCGGTTTTGTCCATCATTCAGTGGTAAAGAGTCTTTCAAAAATACCTGGATCCAGAACTGGATTAAGAAGTTGATCACTTTGGTCTAACCCCACctgtgatagaaaaaaaattaagccaatcTATTCttaacaaaaagacaaacaaacaaagctaaCCAACCACATAAATTCTCTGACAGAggtaataaagttattcttttctTAGGATGACAGGTGTTTAAACTAAACTGAATGTtgtaacattatttattttttttattttttctggcaATTTATGAGAATTTACAAAGTAAGGCAGTCTCTCGATGGTTTTTAAAACTTCTGAGTAATGCTGCAAACAGCAAGACAAACCAAACCAATCACAAACTCCTAGGTGGAATTGAAAATAAATAGGCAATAATCAAAATTGGAGGAACTGTTCATGCAAATCCGTCCATAACTTTTTGAGCAATTCTGCCAAAGAAGCAGACAAACCAGTCGCAACCTTCTCAGTGGAAATAAAAGTCACAGCTGGAGGATGAGACTGTTTTCATGAAGTGGCTTCAACAGTGAATGAATGAACTAGCCAACGTTAGTGTTACAGCTCTACAAAATCATGTGTAATTGTACTGAAAGTCCAGTAGCTCAAatcatttaattgaattgaacagtCAAATGTAATATTTAGAAGCTGATTCTAATAAAATCTGGAATGATTTTAACGTTTATGGGCGTGTGTGTGATGTTACAAATACATGCACGCACTACCCTACACCCAGGCACGCTGGGTGTAGGTAGTGCATGCAGGCCTGCAGGATCATGGACGCTTCTGGGGGAAGGGATGCCAAGGCTATCCTGCGTCTGACGTCACGGcgctggagagagggagaggaggcgATGTGAGGAAGCTGCAATAAACACACAGGGCGTCTGCGCCTGTCTAAGTAGGACAATAAAGTGAAAACGGCATCAATGCTCTAACAATGGATTTGTCATATACCCTCCTCCTAAAAGTTTTCCTCTTCGTGCACTTGCTAAACTACACCCAAGGTGAGTGGGGCGTTTTGTCGGAGAAAACCTTCCGAGTTGTGTTGAATCCATGAAGCAGCGGCGGGCTGAGAGGAGCAGAAATCCCGATAGCCCGTTAGCTAGCAGAAGGGATCAGCAGGGCCTGCTTGTTGTGAGGAGGACTGCACCCTTTTTGCCGTATTACTTCAAACCGACAGATCACACACAGCTTAAAAGCGGACTCGGATTCGAGCAGTTGATTGAAATAAACCGACGTTGGGGAGTTGCGCCAATGTGTTGTCACCGTTATTTTTTATCGCCAGCTTTCGGGTTAGGGGTTTTGTTGTTACCGTGCGAGCAGCGCCGACAGCCATTGTTATGAGAAGATGGAGATGCCGACTGGGTTAACGGACCGTTAGCTTCGAGCTAGCTCGCACTTTAGCCGCTAACTGTTCTGTCTTAAATAAAAAGCGGAGCCTCCGAAATAACCTGGCCCGTGTGGACAATTTAAATGACACAAGTTTTCACGTTTCGCTAGCATAATTTTTGGCTTCAGTTTTGTGTCTTGTCTTGTGATTCCTCTtgatgtttttctattttatgtcAGATGAGCCTGCAGTTTTAGtttaaatttactttaattaaaatatatatatatttttgcgTGGGTGAAGTGGGGTGCCAAATTGATCTCTGTATAATGCAGTATGGACATGTAATTCACATATACAAGCCTTCCTCTGTGTGCTATACAATTAAATTGGCTTCTTAAACTTCcctctgtaaaaagaaaaaagtctcaTGTAGATTTAGGAGCCATGTTTATAGTTGGCAAGCGAAAtattgcttcttcttttttttctttctagctTTGTGACTCGCCAAACTGTCATAAATGGTAATAACAACTActtacacaaatacacagtcaTTTCCCTACATTACCTTATTTATTAATCTGAGCTAGTCTAAACTACAGGACATTCTTCCTTCCCGATACAACAAtgcttgttttttattgtaatgtaCTTACTAAGCTACTTATTGTAATATACTTGGATTACTGTTTGAGCgagctttttcttttgtgtaatttttaccTTTTTGAGTTATGTTGTTGTGTggtattgtatttattttattgaccCAGGTTGTTTTTCAAgttttggctgctgtaacacagtAATTCCCCAACTTTTGGGGTAAATAAAGTGCAGCTTAGCTCGTATCGTCTTAAATTTACTATTTCTTATTGAATAGAAGTGTATGAATCTTGACTCCTTGCATATCTTTATGCTTTTGTAAACCTTGAGAAATTAATTTATCTCAGAGATAGAGTCATGGCCTTCACTTCTCATAGTCACCTCAATGAAAAATTTAATGTTACCACCTAAATATTTCATACTGCATATGAACAGAGAAGTAGCTGAAGCCTGGTCTACTTATCCACCTTTGTTATAATGTTGTACAGAATCCTGTAATTTATGGCTCACTAGTCAGGCATAATTACCTGCCAGAGAGGCCTAATTACATGGACTCTATTTACTGAAAATGCTTTCTATTGGTTTTTATTATGGAGCAGCAATCTGACTTTACATATGCACCACTTTCCTCAGTATATGTGGAAAACAAACCAACATTCGGGGGGAAGGGAATAATGTCctaaacaaatgaaactgagGTTTTCAGActgattttgtgtgtgaaacAGTTTGCAAAATGGGTGGAGATGGTTAAGAATTGCTTTCTTTCAAGCCCACCACCCACTCTTCTGGTGGTGAAATAATTAAGCTGTGACGCTGTGGGCTGTTGTTGAGCACTGCTCTAAAGCTGGCATTCATTCGACTTAAATAGATtttagttaaatgttaaaaaccaGACCGTACTGATTTGCTGtctgtttcctttattttaacCCTGCCTGTCAGATATCGGCCAGATTATCCACCTTACGGGCACCTAAACCACCCTAACATGTACAGTGCATCAGTTGTTTATAAGTGTAGCTTTTATACATACTCCTTAAAGACTCAAATTTGAGTGTTTCTGTTAGGAATCGTTAAAGGTTACAGAGTAAGGAACAtgggttggttttttttttggtttttttttggtctggcAGCTATATGCATATAGAAAAACAGtgcacacaccttttttttaacagacgttcctttgttcttttcatACAGGACACTATAGAAATCCCCTGAACAAGTACATCCGCCACTATGAAGGCCTGTCCTACAACACAGAGCTTGTGCACAGCAAGCATCAGAGAGTCAAGAGGGCACTCTCCCATGAAGACAAATACCTGCAGTTAGATTTCCATGCCCATGGAAGgtttgtgcacattttttttaaaagataccATCCTACAGTAAAGTctgtctgcatctctgtccttCTTATATCTCTTCATCTAGATCTGTATTTCTATAGTCATctctctgtttatttatttgcaaacaCCATCACATACACTTGTGTGGTTTATGATTAAAGGTTGAGGTCTGCTGTAGTGGGGATTTGCAGTTTTATTAGAAGTTGTTTTACAAAATCTAAAAAGTATACTGACGCATCACAGGTCAGTGTTCAGGATGGATTTTAAAGGTCTGAGTTGTTTTCTGTGTAGATTCTCTGCTCCCCACTGGAACCTCGATTGGTTGAATTAACCAGCAGCTGCTTTAATTATTGttcaaactgattttaaaagaaaagaagcaaagcAATTGTGCTGATTTGCTGCCATTTTCACTTGTGTGATAGTGTGCTGGGCCTTATAACTGCTGGTGGGACAGAAATGagctattaaaaacacaaagttgaGCTCAGATTCATTGGTGTTGTGGTGGTGTTCTTATTCCCTGCAGGTAAAGTGAAACTGTGCATGTATTTGTCTGTGCTGGTTAGCTCTGTGATGTATCGGGTGTTTCATGCTACCTGAGTGGGAGCCCCTCCAGATATACTTACAGTCCTTTTCAGGGTTCTTGATCCAGTATTTTGAGGAGGTGGTGTTGTGAAAAAGCGTTGATGACAAAGTCACGACCATCTGGCTGGGATCTTGGCGAAGACTGTTTGTCGCCCTTCCTGTTACAGGGCCTGCTGTTTCTAAACTCAGATGCATCTTAATAGGGAAGAGCATCATAGGAGCAGGGCAAACACACGGAAGGAAGATGTCTCTTCCTTTGAAAAACAGGAACGCATcagtttcttttccttttgAATTCATGACACTAAAAGTAAAGTGAGGATGCTTTTACATTCATATGTACTATTAAGCTTGCCTCTAAAATGCCACCAGTTCTCAGTTTTGTGGTTCAGAGTGCTGGGCAGGTGGTTTCATTCATACATTTTAGAGAATTGCCAGcgtttttctgtaaattatgGCTGTCTCAGTTGTCTTTTTATGGAATCCTAGACTCACTCCATGATGATGTTGAGATCACAGTGTGGGAGCTATACCATCTGTTGCAagactcctttttcttcttgtaGCCAAAGAACGGACTTTGActcttgttgtgtttttgggCTCATTGCCATCCTACAGAATGAATATTTTGGACCTATCATATGCCTCCCTAATAGGATTGATTGATAACACCTAGAGTGCCTAAAACCTTTGTGGACTTGTGTATGAATCTGAAATGGCTGATAGACATTTTAATGCATTACAAAGATTCCCCCTGGGATTCCTACACAGAAACAGTGATTCACAAGGCATTGTGCGCATACAGGGATATATTGTTTGCCGTTATATCAAGGTTGCCCATATTTTTCAGCTAAATTTTCAAAGGTCTTGTGTTTTCTCAGTGCATGGACCCAGAAAACAGCAACTTTCACACAATGCAAGCATACAATAAGAGCACTGTGTGGGTGTTTCGTGAAACCCAAGGGTTACTGTAACATGTTTGTTTCCTTGCCATATGTTTGAACTACAAAAAAACCTCAGCATTCTTGCAAGATGTCCtaattttctgtttattctcttacaaaataaatgctgcagttttccctctgcaacagaaaacagcTTAGATGTTTTCTCTCTGCCAGTGCTCTTGCTTTGACCCTACCCCCCCCTTTAATTTGCAGTTTCCTTTTTAGCAAAGGCTGGGTAAATATTGCTTACTTCCACTACTCAGGGCCAGTTACAGCTCCACTCTGAATCTAAAGGTCTTTTTGATCTCTGTGATTTCAGGCATTTTAATTTACGAATGAAGAGAGATACTGCCTTGTTTGCCCCAGATTTGAAGGTAGATGTTTCAGGAGAAGAAATTCCATATGATACCTCTCACATCTACACCGGAGAAATCTTTGGTAAGACTTAAATTtttcagaattgttttaatgtgtTGCTACAATGCTGCTGTTTAGGGAATTTTTCAAACAGCTGCTGGCTTTGTTTTTCTCAAATGCAAATACCTGCTTCTGCGTCAGTCTTCTAATTGACAATTTGGATTCCCAGGTGAGAAAGGTACATTGACTCATGGCTCCATTGTGGATGGTAAATTTGAGGGCTTCATTCAGAGCTACCATGGCACTTACTACGTAGAGCCTGCTGAGAGGTACCTTGAGGGCAAGGATGTGCCCTTCCACTCTGTCATCTACCATGAAGACGACATACGTGAGTCCCCTCGGCATCGTCAGCTACACAAATACTTTGATAGGCTATTATTTTGTCACCACTGAGTGTGTATTTAGATACATACGTATGTAAATGTGTGACTGGAAAGTGCAAGGTCAGTGCTGCCGAGCTCATGGAGGCAGACTGGTGTGATAGGCCCCCCCTGGGGAGCAGAGTCACCTGGGGTGTTCATTAGCTGAGTAACACAATCTTGCTCTTGGGTACTGGCTCATTTCAGCAGTCTTTTGCAGTGTTTGTACTAATAGTGAGCACCAAGTACACTTCACTACACTTGCGAACTCTAATTTCACATCATCTGTGTACACATAGCATGTGGCTGAGGGGCAAATTAAACATAATTGTGAGAGCGACTAATGAGAGCGACAGGAAGGTAATTCACACAGCAAAGCTAGGCTCAAGTGACGTGTAAGTACTTGCATTAGCTGATCATGAATAGTGCCTGAAATAGAGTGACTCACGGGGTTAAGTAGCTAACATTGTCTCCCATAATCCtaacagtgttgtgtctgctCTCTCATACAGACTACCCGCACAAATATGGCCCAGAGGGAGGCTGTGCCGATAGCTCTGTGTTCGAAAATGAAGAAATACCAAGCCTCTGCCATGGGGGAGCCCCTTAAGGTTAACTTCACCACACACCATGATAAACCCTGACAGAGTTTAGTAAAGAGATTTGAGGATATTTTATAGAACTACTCAGTCAGGGTCAAAGGTACTCACCAATGTCTTTTTTAAAGTCTCTGTGCCTAGTTCCATGTTTCCAATTATAAGCCTGGAAGTGGTAAACCAGCATACTCACAGTTAAGACTGATCAGTCTAATTATGGTGTCTCAGTTGGAGTTTGCCATATTAGCGTCACTTTGCAGATTGCCATAAATTGTGTTACAACATGGTTTAGTTTGACCATGAAGATCTTCCTAAGAaaagtttaataatttatttattacctTTGCGAAGGAGTTTATGTGTTAGTGGTATTACTCAAAAAGTTATGGATTTatctgcatgaaaatttttACCAGAGCTCAGGCTTGGCCCACACTGTAGAAATGACATTCTTGGAGTCGATTCAGATCTAGATCCAGGAATGTTTTGGAAGGATTCTTTATCATTGCAAGATGAGTAGAATTTTGCAACATCTTCACAAATGTACATCaattttaaataacaaaatttGGGATATAGCTGGGTcatctttgcaaaaaaaaaaaaaaggtacaaacTAATTCAGATCAAGATATCTTTTTGGATTCAGGGGCTCAATTCATGCTCGGTTTTCAGCCTTGGCAGCGGGATACAGTCTCagactgcttttgtttttgctttttgttttttcccatttGAGACGAGCTGTTACAGGTCTCATGGGACTCCACTGAAATGAGGGAAGCTGCATCTAACTATCCCTCAATCTCTAAAATTGGACCCATTTAGTGCCTCACATGTGTTATTACATTCACATCAAAGACCGTAGCAGGATGAAATAATGTTCAGTTTTCTACCTGACAATGAAATGCCTTACGCATTATCTCAAGCTGTGCTTCTTAGCTCTAATCCAATCAGAGATGGTAGGCAGTAATTAAATATGTCTGTGTTGAGTTTGAACCACATTAACAGCAAACATTGTATCAtcagtttgatttatatatTACTTCTGACTCATTGGCATGACATGCCTGCCAAACttgtgattaaaatgtatttctcaAATTTGAACACCTTAAGACTCCACAAGAGATGGGTGCCACAAGTTGTGTTTCACCCCAAAACCAAaacgaaaaaacaaaaaaatcaagacaaaacccccccacccccccccccccacccccaaaccaATATCGTCTTTTAACTGGTAGTCATCAGCCTTTTTCCCCCCACATAGAAGAACGTGTTCCTCTGCAGAATAGAACTTCATAAACATACTGCAGCTGAAGAACCACAGCCTAAAAATACCGGacattatttattactttttgaCTGTGTTGgctgaaaaatgctttaaatatgttttatttaactGTGTATTTCCTGCTCTGCCTCTGCTATGTCACTCACACCAGGAAGTTCATGTTGAGTCGGACGCTGAGCtgctgaggaagaagaggatggCCCAGGCTGAGAAAAACACCTGTCAGCTTTTTATTCAGACCGACCACCTCTTCTTCAAGTATTACAAGACTAGAGAAGCTGTCATAGCGCAGGTAATGCACAGAAAGTCGCTTGATATATGCTGCTCTTAATATTGTTTATTTCAGTATGTAGAATTTAGTTCTGTGATGGTACAGTTTAattcttttcttgtttcttaGGATGACAGAAAACTTGATGTAAAGTATAaatgtttattgatatttaGATAATATGTCAGGTTCAGTGTAAGCAGtcaatcaaaacacaaaaaaatgggaagaaaagagtaaaaaaaaaaaagtgtcagtcTAATAATTATgcctgacttttttttgttttagagcCTAGAAATACACAGCTAACAGAGTGTCCATGAAAGTACAATTTCTGTGGAGTTGTTACATTTTAGGAATTATGGGAAATGCGTGTTCATTTTCTGGGGAGAGTTATACTAAAAGATTAGTGCCAGATGGGCGCTACCTGTTAATTAATGAGCTTAATGAATGAGGGTGAGTCTTgatgttttccatttttcctcATCTGTAtactaagctaagctaactggcTGACAGCAGTAGCTTCTTAATTGGTTTGCACACTTTAGAATGTCTCATAACCCCCAGCAATTAAACAAATATCAGTGTTATATacacagtgcttaacaaatttattacaccaccacccagtgtaaggtttatgcaGTCTGTGacagaaattatatttttaatactaaaatataattattgctgTTATCCTTGAATTTTCAagtttactgttttacaaaaaaaagtagAGCACATTGTATTATTTtagattaagatgccaaattacagttagttatttgcatttctgaacagaaacatttgtttttgtgattaAATATTacgcttgattaatttctgacttatCAGAGAAGTCCAGTGCGCTGCCTCAAATTTGAGTATAAAAACAtgagttcagtttgttatttgcctaataaataataataataataatataatttttaggtttaaacaggtttttgacaggtttctaaaatatttgtgattttttttttttttttttttgttttttgttttttgttttgtttttatgacaggtggtctaagcACTGTATTAGTTTAAAAGCTGttcaaaaatcttttattgCTCCTCAAATTCATTAAGAAGAAATGTAAACATAGTCACTTTGGCTAACCTGCTCCCTCTGTACACCGTACTGATGCAAAATCAGTTGTTTCAAACAAAATACCATAGTATGAAGATAAAGGAGAATGCTTTTGATTTACTTGGAATTACCACTCCAAGTTTCAGTGTAAGCCAGTAGCACCCTTGGTGTAAATGAACCCCCCTCCATCAGGCCTAAGCACCATGGATTATTTTTTTGACTGTAAAAGCTAGACCCAATAACTTGGCTAACATATCATATTAGCCTGCTGTCGCTGCATACAAGCAGCTCTCGTTACTACTACCGTACAGATGGAGTGTTTGTGATTAGATGCAGGGAATAGTATTTCCAGTATCAAGAGAAAGTAACCTTTACCAGCGGGAAAGCACAGAATGATGGTTTACCTTATTCTCTCAGTAAGTGGACGGATGTCAGTTGAACCTCTTACAGTTTAAGTAGTTTTAAAATTGCTTAACATTTGCCTAAGCATGCACTGCTGGAAACTCTGACACAGCCTACCGTGGCTTCTATCACCAGTGGCTTGGCACTTTTTTTGTCTtggtaaaaaaaatacaatcataTACCATATACCCCAGTGAAATGTCAGGAATTCAGCATGCAAAAGGCTATAAAACCTGTTCCCCAAACTGaagaatttatattttatttttgctatctTACGTTTCAGATCTCCAGTCATGTCAAGGCCATCGATGCCATCTATCAGGGCACAGACTTCATGGGCATTCGTAACATCAGTTTTATGGTGAAAAGGATCCGGGTGAGTCTAGTGCAGATCAGATGGTTTAAAATTTGAGGTTTGGTCACAGTCTTCCCTCTGAACCAGCTGCCACCTTCCTTCACAGATAAACACCACCAATGATGAGAGAGACAGGACCAACCCATTCCGCTTTGCCAACATTGGGGTGGAGAAGTTTTTGGAGCTGAACTCTGAGCAGAACCACGACGACTACTGCTTGGCTTATGTTTTCACTGACAGAGATTTTGACGATGGGGTGTTGGGTTTGGCCTGGGTGGGAGCCCCCTCAGGTACTAAAAGATCTTATTTCTTGTGACAAGCAAACAGACCTGTGTCCTGTTTTTATCCTCCTGTGTAAAGTAAAGCGGGATATTGTCACATCgtccgtctgtccatccatccatccatctcatcCATGAAGGTTTTCCTTTCCGGTCTATAgattccaaaaccacaaggagttgagccatgaaatttggcatgtgTTTGTCACTCTTCAGAGATCTGtaacacaatattcatattcctggatgtttagtacacTTTGTACACTTCGGCTGGATTTATCTGAAGTAGagcgtaaacaacatggaggctttcaggctgctaatgctatgataatatatactaatgatatgcagcctctttctcatgcctgattggcttacctaatcatgtgatcatattgtgccatgtgattggctatacctacttgacagttattgactgaaatggagaaagtggggatgcCCCATATCTCTCAACTGACCTAGGTCAGTGAACAGATGACagtagtgagaaactggggaatcccacGTTTCCAGGTAAAGAGTCAGTCTGTTTATAgtacatcagttctaggctgcagccttattgattcacctgtgatgccaacttctgattggatGAGCATTGTGTATCATGTTAGTCAGGGATGACTCgtggccataaatagtacagactatgactcatcattgagcgatattaaagccatacctactgctcagcagtattgctcaaatgtaaacaacatggttgccttatgattacAATGATAATGTAAAATAGTGATAATGATACATAATACATTGATAccagcagattatgtagtatgggtgcattatTTAGTAACATTCCTGTACACTtgagtataatatgatgtgaataccttgtaagcatgcattatatctggcttattgttatggattatataaatagaaagacatGTAGTGTACACCCGTGTACTAGAGTACACtatgtactttctctaatttgttagcCATGTAaattttttgtgtcttttctaGGATGTGTTTACCAAAAAGTGTTGGCAGAAATGTCTgtctcttacagcatgcttaaaattgttttgatttaatgagtactGTTaacattgaaaacatatttttgctggaatatgtattatctttactaacccaggggtgactaaaagtatttggataaaagtttagagcaaggcctccaaattagggcaaaataaatttgcagaaggtaataagctgtctgctgaagggttttctattatgaaaaTTGGCTGTAACattatcctgacttctacatccattttatattttcattagtACTGGGAGGATATCCCCGTTGGTGGTGGGTCTTGTTATGGAAAGATATGAAAACATCAGTTTTTCACCACTCATCACATTCCTTAGCTTAGAGTTTATGCTTGCAGTTGTAGACTGCTTGAACTGCATCAAACatgaacatatttttttaaagctgttgcCATGTATTTGTTGTACTGTTTTGCAGAGATGTTTCTGCTCTACGCTGCagttattttgagtttttaaatgaaaacactgcagttagATTGTAAATTTGCTGTAGGAAATGGGCATCTTCTCAAGAGTAAGgacaaaaaaatgtgacttttcttttgtttgttctgtttcacGCATTCTGTGAACATGATGATGAATTATgcctcattttatttatttgaataagTACTGTTAAATGAATCACATTCACTCTCTTCATTGAGCTAAATCCTTCCATATTTTGTTTGTTACAAATTGTGCTTTTCCTTCTCAGGGAGCTCTGGGGGCATCTGTGAAAAAAGCAAGCTGTACtcagatggaaaaaagaaatctctCAACACTGGTATAATCACTGTACAGAACTATGCCTCCCACGTACCTCCGAAAGTCTCCCATATCACTTTCGCACATGAAGTAGGGCACAACTTTGGCTCCCCGGTGAGTTGCCTAGATGTGTCGCATTTATGCAGGGTGAGAAGGAATTTATGATGCCTGTACACTTTGTCCCTTCTTCCTTTTaatctttgattttctttttcttcctcgcTGCCAGCATGACTCTGGATCTGAGTGCACACCCGGGGAATCCAAAAGCCAAGACAAGAAGGAGAAGGGCAATTATATCATGTATGCGAGAGCTACATCGGGAGACAAGCTCAACAACAATAAGTTCTCCCTCTGCAGCGTTCGCAACATCAGCCAGGTGC
It contains:
- the LOC115781203 gene encoding LOW QUALITY PROTEIN: disintegrin and metalloproteinase domain-containing protein 10-like (The sequence of the model RefSeq protein was modified relative to this genomic sequence to represent the inferred CDS: inserted 3 bases in 2 codons; substituted 1 base at 1 genomic stop codon), with amino-acid sequence MDLSYTLLLKVFLFVHLLNYTQGHYRNPLNKYIRHYEGLSYNTELVHSKHQRVKRALSHEDKYLQLDFHAHGRHFNLRMKRDTALFAPDLKVDVSGEEIPYDTSHIYTGEIFGEKGTLTHGSIVDGKFEGFIQSYHGTYYVEPAERYLEGKDVPFHSVIYHEDDIHYPHKYGPEGGCADSSVFEXMKKYQASAMGEPLKEVHVESDAELLRKKRMAQAEKNTCQLFIQTDHLFFKYYKTREAVIAQISSHVKAIDAIYQGTDFMGIRNISFMVKRIRINTTNDERDRTNPFRFANIGVEKFLELNSEQNHDDYCLAYVFTDRDFDDGVLGLAWVGAPSGSSGGICEKSKLYSDGKKKSLNTGIITVQNYASHVPPKVSHITFAHEVGHNFGSPHDSGSECTPGESKSQDKKEKGNYIMYARATSGDKLNNNKFSLCSVRNISQVLDKKRNNCFVESGQPICGNGMVEPGEECDCGYSDQCRDQCCYDANQPDNKKCKLKPNKVCSPSQGPCCTSDCTYKGRNEKCREESECAHQGMCNGVSAQCPTSEPKANFTACHGETQVCLNGGCSGSICEKYGLEACTCASQDGKDETELCHVCCMEKMNPNXCSSTGSXRLARFFNKKVTTLPAGSPCNDFKGYCDVFMKCRLVDADGPLARLKKAIFNPELYENIAEWIVAHWWAVLLMGIALIMLMAGFIKICSVHTPSSNPNLPPPKPLPGTLKRRRAQQHASSQVQHQSQHPHGHSGHGGHGGQRQAQRQPQRQAQPQRHHRQPRENYQMGQMRR